From the genome of Halomonas sp. I5-271120, one region includes:
- a CDS encoding ClpXP protease specificity-enhancing factor, with protein sequence MLSSRPYLARALYQWLLDNDQTPHVVVDAKQPGVEVPEQFVQNGQIVLNIAPQAVEELFMENDAISFSARFGGKPMRVMVPIDALIALYARENGVGMVFGHEPVMPGHEAEETDAETGEAASDERPSLSSVEDTGDETSSGDEGAPKTPPKGRPSLRVIK encoded by the coding sequence ATGCTATCGAGTCGCCCCTATCTCGCTAGGGCTCTGTATCAATGGCTTCTGGACAACGATCAGACGCCTCATGTCGTCGTCGATGCCAAACAGCCTGGCGTCGAGGTGCCGGAACAGTTCGTGCAGAACGGTCAGATCGTGCTGAATATCGCGCCGCAGGCCGTTGAAGAACTGTTCATGGAAAACGATGCGATCAGCTTCAGCGCTCGCTTTGGCGGCAAGCCAATGCGGGTGATGGTGCCGATCGATGCCTTGATCGCGCTCTATGCCCGTGAAAACGGCGTGGGCATGGTGTTCGGTCACGAGCCGGTCATGCCGGGACATGAGGCGGAAGAGACTGACGCCGAGACTGGTGAAGCGGCATCCGACGAGCGCCCGTCACTGTCGAGCGTCGAGGATACTGGAGACGAAACCAGCAGTGGCGACGAGGGCGCGCCCAAGACGCCGCCCAAGGGTCGGCCATCGCTGCGCGTCATCAAGTAG
- a CDS encoding phosphoheptose isomerase gives MDFQSRILGHFNASIDTKTYASEVLPPFIEVASQMMVQCLVSEGKILACGNGGSAGDSQHFSSELLNRFERERPSLPALALTTDTSTLTSIANDYSYNEVYSKQIRALGQPGDVLLAISTSGNSANVVQAIQAAHDRDMTVVALTGRDGGDMASLLGQEDCEIRVPATSTARIQEVHLLVIHCLCDLIDEQLFGPSE, from the coding sequence ATGGATTTCCAATCACGAATTCTCGGACACTTCAACGCCAGCATCGACACCAAGACCTACGCCAGTGAAGTGTTACCGCCCTTCATCGAGGTCGCCAGCCAGATGATGGTTCAGTGCCTGGTGAGCGAAGGCAAGATTCTGGCCTGCGGCAACGGCGGCAGCGCCGGTGATAGCCAGCACTTCTCCTCCGAACTGCTCAACCGCTTCGAACGTGAACGCCCGAGTCTGCCGGCTCTGGCACTGACGACCGACACCTCGACCCTGACCTCCATTGCCAACGACTACAGCTACAACGAGGTCTATTCAAAGCAGATTCGCGCCCTCGGCCAGCCCGGCGACGTGCTGCTGGCCATCTCCACCAGTGGCAACTCGGCCAACGTGGTCCAGGCCATCCAGGCCGCCCATGACCGGGACATGACCGTGGTCGCCCTGACTGGCCGCGACGGCGGCGACATGGCATCGCTACTGGGTCAGGAGGACTGTGAAATCCGCGTGCCCGCCACCTCTACTGCGCGCATTCAGGAAGTACACCTCTTGGTCATCCACTGTCTGTGTGATTTGATCGACGAACAACTCTTCGGCCCAAGCGAGTGA
- the sspA gene encoding stringent starvation protein SspA, whose translation MGVVAKRSSMTFYSGSDDHFSHRVRIVLAEKGVAVDILEVKEDSHPEELADLNPYNSVPTLLDRDLVLYESKVMMEYLDERFPHPPLLPVYPVARAQSRLWMHRIEREWCPLIEQIQQGSKKDAEKARKELRESLIGISPIFEDMPFFMSEEFSLVDCCLAPLLWRLPVLGIELPEKQVKPLMNYMERTFERESFKASLSEAEREMRT comes from the coding sequence ATGGGTGTTGTGGCCAAGCGGTCGTCGATGACCTTCTACTCCGGTAGCGATGATCACTTCAGTCATCGCGTGAGAATCGTGCTGGCAGAAAAAGGGGTTGCCGTCGACATCCTGGAAGTCAAGGAAGACAGTCATCCCGAAGAGCTGGCGGATCTCAATCCGTACAATAGCGTGCCGACGCTATTGGATCGTGATCTGGTGCTCTATGAGTCCAAGGTGATGATGGAGTATCTGGATGAGCGGTTTCCGCATCCTCCGCTGCTGCCTGTCTATCCGGTAGCCCGGGCGCAGAGCCGCCTGTGGATGCATCGCATCGAGCGGGAGTGGTGCCCGCTGATCGAACAGATCCAGCAGGGCAGCAAGAAGGATGCCGAGAAGGCGCGAAAGGAACTGCGTGAGAGCCTGATCGGCATCTCGCCGATCTTTGAGGACATGCCGTTCTTCATGAGCGAGGAATTCTCGCTGGTGGATTGCTGTCTGGCGCCGCTTCTTTGGCGACTGCCGGTACTGGGGATCGAGCTTCCTGAGAAACAGGTCAAGCCGCTGATGAATTATATGGAGCGCACTTTCGAGCGTGAGTCCTTCAAGGCCTCGCTGTCGGAAGCCGAGCGCGAGATGCGTACCTGA
- a CDS encoding YraN family protein, whose translation MASSADARARGAAIEALANDWLAARGLTPVARNQHAKGGELDLVMREGETLVFVEVRHRRDSRHGHPLETVTTSKQRRLIKAARFYLARNGLSCPCRFDVVAVTGSAPDLEFLWVKGAFEAF comes from the coding sequence ATGGCGAGCTCCGCTGACGCAAGGGCGCGCGGCGCTGCCATCGAGGCCCTGGCCAACGATTGGCTCGCCGCCCGCGGCCTCACCCCGGTCGCACGAAACCAGCACGCCAAGGGCGGCGAGTTGGACCTGGTGATGCGCGAGGGCGAGACCCTGGTGTTCGTCGAGGTTCGTCATCGTCGCGACAGCCGTCACGGTCACCCACTGGAGACGGTGACGACCAGCAAGCAGCGTCGCCTAATCAAGGCGGCGCGTTTTTATCTCGCCCGCAACGGGCTATCATGTCCCTGCCGCTTCGATGTGGTCGCCGTCACCGGCAGCGCCCCCGACCTGGAGTTTCTCTGGGTCAAGGGCGCCTTCGAAGCGTTCTGA
- a CDS encoding BON domain-containing protein, producing MRNAIIPTLVLALTLGLGGCTTIANVANDGPIGENYGERTLGSKVEDESIQTKVSVNLGKTDARLADARINVDVFNGVVLLTGQVPSDELKNKATSVAEQVRNVRQVHNQLAIAANLPMSQRLSDGWLSTRLKTNLATNENIDASRVNIVVENASVYLMGLVTRAESERIVSAVSSAGGVQRIVKVFEYLD from the coding sequence ATGCGTAACGCGATTATCCCCACTCTTGTTCTTGCCCTGACCCTAGGCCTTGGCGGCTGCACCACCATTGCCAACGTGGCCAACGATGGCCCGATTGGCGAGAACTATGGCGAACGCACCCTGGGCAGCAAGGTCGAGGACGAGAGCATCCAGACCAAGGTCAGTGTCAACCTGGGCAAGACCGACGCCCGACTGGCCGATGCCCGCATCAACGTCGACGTCTTCAATGGCGTGGTACTGCTGACCGGCCAGGTGCCGAGCGATGAGCTCAAGAATAAGGCCACCAGCGTCGCCGAACAGGTGCGCAACGTGCGCCAGGTACACAACCAATTGGCGATTGCCGCCAACCTGCCGATGAGCCAACGCCTGTCCGACGGCTGGCTGTCCACCCGCCTCAAGACTAACCTGGCGACCAACGAGAACATCGACGCGAGCCGCGTCAATATCGTGGTGGAAAACGCAAGCGTCTATCTGATGGGCTTGGTGACCCGCGCCGAAAGCGAGCGCATCGTTTCCGCCGTATCCTCTGCGGGAGGCGTGCAACGGATCGTCAAGGTCTTCGAATACCTCGACTGA